In one window of Azotobacter salinestris DNA:
- a CDS encoding phosphoribosylaminoimidazolesuccinocarboxamide synthase, whose protein sequence is MSTPTTLGLKKIYSGKVRDLYEVDARRMLMVASDRLSAFDVILAEPIPDKGKILTAISNFWFDKLAGLVPNHFTGDRVEDVVPAAELPLVEGRAVVVKRLKPVAVEAIVRGYIAGSGWKEYQRSGTVCGIPLPAGLKEAAKLPQPIFTPSTKAAVGDHDENITFAQCEAIIGKELAAKVRDTAIALYSAAVEYAATRGIIIADTKFEFGLDEDGTLTLMDEVLTPDSSRFWPADSYVEGRNPPSFDKQFVRDWLESTGWNKQPPAPPLPLEVAQKTADKYREALTRLTC, encoded by the coding sequence ATGAGTACACCGACCACCCTCGGCCTGAAGAAAATCTATTCGGGCAAAGTCCGCGATCTCTATGAAGTCGATGCCAGGCGCATGCTGATGGTGGCCAGCGATCGGCTGTCGGCTTTCGATGTGATTCTTGCCGAGCCGATTCCGGACAAGGGCAAGATTCTTACCGCCATCTCCAATTTCTGGTTCGACAAATTGGCGGGCCTGGTGCCGAACCATTTCACTGGCGACCGCGTCGAGGATGTGGTTCCGGCCGCCGAGCTGCCGTTGGTCGAAGGGCGAGCGGTGGTCGTGAAGCGTCTCAAGCCGGTGGCAGTGGAGGCCATAGTACGTGGCTATATTGCCGGCTCCGGCTGGAAGGAATACCAGAGGAGCGGTACCGTTTGCGGTATCCCGCTGCCAGCCGGCCTGAAGGAGGCGGCCAAGCTGCCGCAACCGATTTTCACGCCCTCGACCAAGGCGGCGGTGGGTGATCATGATGAAAACATCACGTTCGCACAGTGCGAGGCCATCATCGGCAAGGAGCTGGCGGCAAAGGTGCGCGATACCGCCATTGCTTTGTACAGCGCCGCCGTTGAATATGCGGCCACCCGAGGCATCATCATTGCCGATACCAAGTTCGAGTTCGGTCTGGATGAGGACGGTACTCTGACCCTCATGGATGAAGTACTGACCCCGGACTCCAGCCGCTTCTGGCCGGCCGACAGCTATGTGGAAGGGCGGAATCCGCCAAGCTTCGACAAGCAGTTCGTACGCGACTGGCTGGAGTCCACCGGCTGGAACAAGCAGCCGCCGGCGCCGCCATTGCCGCTCGAAGTTGCGCAGAAGACGGCCGACAAATACCGTGAGGCATTGACTCGCCTCACCTGCTGA